The following are from one region of the Capsicum annuum cultivar UCD-10X-F1 chromosome 1, UCD10Xv1.1, whole genome shotgun sequence genome:
- the LOC107875564 gene encoding D-cysteine desulfhydrase 2, mitochondrial isoform X8: MIFYKEEPSFYVVRDDLLHPLVNGNKARKLDALLPILEDSSVTDVVTCGGCQSAHAAAVAVSCAERGLKSHLLLRGEQPATLTGYNLISTLYGNVSYVPRSLYARREEMLLKHARLVARDSGFVFSLADLEASLSSHGCGEHSSHVDSLTKRSKKVAIINEGAGDAAALLGILRLVEYLSQDHLFGKDQQLKIIIDAGTGTTAIGFGIGAVCLGLPWEVTAVILADTIDGYQKKEETLISEFRRCFTLQCSEQTLTGSEPGLVHWVERRSPRKFGNILKGEVEICQKIAQETGILIDPVYTLAAWELASQLGQEECAKVVMLHTGGTLGMFGLAQRYKSYFEMLKDEYCS; the protein is encoded by the exons ATGATCTTCTACAAGGAG GAACCTTCGTTTTATGTTGTAAGAGATGATTTATTGCATCCTTTGGTGAATGGTAATAAAGCGAGGAAACTGGACGCACTACTCCCTATCTTGGAAGATAGTTCTGTGACAGATGTT GTCACATGTGGAGGTTGCCAAAGTGCGCATGCTGCGGCTGTTG CTGTGTCATGTGCTGAAAGGGGATTGAAGTCACATTTACTTCTCCGAGGAGAACAGCCAGCAACCTTGACGGGTTACAATCTAATTTCAACATTATATGGAAATGTCAGTTATGTTCCGAGATCTCTATATGCTAGGAGGGAGGAGATGCTCTTAAAACATGCACGTCTTGTTGCAAGAGATAGTGGCTTTGTTTTCTCACTTGCTGATTTAGAGGCGTCTTTATCCTCTCATGGGTGCGGTGAACACTCTTCACACGTGGATTCTCTGACAAAAAGGAGTAAGAAGGTAGCTATTATTAATGAAGGGGCTGGAGATGCTGCAGCATTGCTAG GTATTTTGCGCCTTGTAGAGTACTTATCTCAAGACCATCTATTTGGGAAAGATCAGCAGTTAAAAATTATTATAGATGCTGGAACAGGAACAACTGCTATTGGTTTTGGAATTGGAGCAGTGTGCTTAGG GCTCCCATGGGAGGTCACTGCCGTTATTCTGGCTGACACCATTGATGGATACCAGAAAAAGGAGGAAACTTTAATTTCTGAATTCCGCAGATGCTTTACTCTTCAATGCAGTGAGCAAACGCTGACAGGATCAGAACCTGGACTTGTGCACTGGGTCGAACGCAGGTCCCCGAGAAA ATTTGGCAATATACTGAAGGGGGAAGTTGAAATATGTCAAAAGATTGCTCAAGAGACCGGTATTCTTATCGATCCAGTTTACACTTTGGCTGCTTGGGAGCTAGCAAGTCAACTTGGTCAGGAGGAATGTGCAAAAGTGGTGATGCTGCACACAGGAGGTACACTCGGTATGTTTGGGCTGGCTCAGCGTTACAAATCTTACTTCGAAATGTTGAAAGATGAATATTGCAGCTAA
- the LOC107875564 gene encoding D-cysteine desulfhydrase 2, mitochondrial isoform X9 gives MLSHVEVAKVRMLRLLVRHATAVSCAERGLKSHLLLRGEQPATLTGYNLISTLYGNVSYVPRSLYARREEMLLKHARLVARDSGFVFSLADLEASLSSHGCGEHSSHVDSLTKRSKKVAIINEGAGDAAALLGILRLVEYLSQDHLFGKDQQLKIIIDAGTGTTAIGFGIGAVCLGLPWEVTAVILADTIDGYQKKEETLISEFRRCFTLQCSEQTLTGSEPGLVHWVERRSPRKFGNILKGEVEICQKIAQETGILIDPVYTLAAWELASQLGQEECAKVVMLHTGGTLGMFGLAQRYKSYFEMLKDEYCS, from the exons ATGTT GTCACATGTGGAGGTTGCCAAAGTGCGCATGCTGCGGCTGTTGGTACGTCATGCCACAG CTGTGTCATGTGCTGAAAGGGGATTGAAGTCACATTTACTTCTCCGAGGAGAACAGCCAGCAACCTTGACGGGTTACAATCTAATTTCAACATTATATGGAAATGTCAGTTATGTTCCGAGATCTCTATATGCTAGGAGGGAGGAGATGCTCTTAAAACATGCACGTCTTGTTGCAAGAGATAGTGGCTTTGTTTTCTCACTTGCTGATTTAGAGGCGTCTTTATCCTCTCATGGGTGCGGTGAACACTCTTCACACGTGGATTCTCTGACAAAAAGGAGTAAGAAGGTAGCTATTATTAATGAAGGGGCTGGAGATGCTGCAGCATTGCTAG GTATTTTGCGCCTTGTAGAGTACTTATCTCAAGACCATCTATTTGGGAAAGATCAGCAGTTAAAAATTATTATAGATGCTGGAACAGGAACAACTGCTATTGGTTTTGGAATTGGAGCAGTGTGCTTAGG GCTCCCATGGGAGGTCACTGCCGTTATTCTGGCTGACACCATTGATGGATACCAGAAAAAGGAGGAAACTTTAATTTCTGAATTCCGCAGATGCTTTACTCTTCAATGCAGTGAGCAAACGCTGACAGGATCAGAACCTGGACTTGTGCACTGGGTCGAACGCAGGTCCCCGAGAAA ATTTGGCAATATACTGAAGGGGGAAGTTGAAATATGTCAAAAGATTGCTCAAGAGACCGGTATTCTTATCGATCCAGTTTACACTTTGGCTGCTTGGGAGCTAGCAAGTCAACTTGGTCAGGAGGAATGTGCAAAAGTGGTGATGCTGCACACAGGAGGTACACTCGGTATGTTTGGGCTGGCTCAGCGTTACAAATCTTACTTCGAAATGTTGAAAGATGAATATTGCAGCTAA
- the LOC107875564 gene encoding D-cysteine desulfhydrase 2, mitochondrial isoform X11, with product MLRLLVRHATAVSCAERGLKSHLLLRGEQPATLTGYNLISTLYGNVSYVPRSLYARREEMLLKHARLVARDSGFVFSLADLEASLSSHGCGEHSSHVDSLTKRSKKVAIINEGAGDAAALLGILRLVEYLSQDHLFGKDQQLKIIIDAGTGTTAIGFGIGAVCLGLPWEVTAVILADTIDGYQKKEETLISEFRRCFTLQCSEQTLTGSEPGLVHWVERRSPRKFGNILKGEVEICQKIAQETGILIDPVYTLAAWELASQLGQEECAKVVMLHTGGTLGMFGLAQRYKSYFEMLKDEYCS from the exons ATGCTGCGGCTGTTGGTACGTCATGCCACAG CTGTGTCATGTGCTGAAAGGGGATTGAAGTCACATTTACTTCTCCGAGGAGAACAGCCAGCAACCTTGACGGGTTACAATCTAATTTCAACATTATATGGAAATGTCAGTTATGTTCCGAGATCTCTATATGCTAGGAGGGAGGAGATGCTCTTAAAACATGCACGTCTTGTTGCAAGAGATAGTGGCTTTGTTTTCTCACTTGCTGATTTAGAGGCGTCTTTATCCTCTCATGGGTGCGGTGAACACTCTTCACACGTGGATTCTCTGACAAAAAGGAGTAAGAAGGTAGCTATTATTAATGAAGGGGCTGGAGATGCTGCAGCATTGCTAG GTATTTTGCGCCTTGTAGAGTACTTATCTCAAGACCATCTATTTGGGAAAGATCAGCAGTTAAAAATTATTATAGATGCTGGAACAGGAACAACTGCTATTGGTTTTGGAATTGGAGCAGTGTGCTTAGG GCTCCCATGGGAGGTCACTGCCGTTATTCTGGCTGACACCATTGATGGATACCAGAAAAAGGAGGAAACTTTAATTTCTGAATTCCGCAGATGCTTTACTCTTCAATGCAGTGAGCAAACGCTGACAGGATCAGAACCTGGACTTGTGCACTGGGTCGAACGCAGGTCCCCGAGAAA ATTTGGCAATATACTGAAGGGGGAAGTTGAAATATGTCAAAAGATTGCTCAAGAGACCGGTATTCTTATCGATCCAGTTTACACTTTGGCTGCTTGGGAGCTAGCAAGTCAACTTGGTCAGGAGGAATGTGCAAAAGTGGTGATGCTGCACACAGGAGGTACACTCGGTATGTTTGGGCTGGCTCAGCGTTACAAATCTTACTTCGAAATGTTGAAAGATGAATATTGCAGCTAA